The Anolis carolinensis isolate JA03-04 chromosome 2, rAnoCar3.1.pri, whole genome shotgun sequence genome contains the following window.
acttgatcttgaacgtggaacaaggtaactaagaacaagaacaaggtccgtggaataacttgataaatccgtggaacaaggcaaggattgatcctgggaaactaggcaaagtccgtggataaacaaggctggaaagcaaggcgaaggctggatagcaaggcaaggcttgagcaggagcgaggcttgaaccggagcgcgctgtccagacacaactcgctccgtaggctgacgaattgactccgcgaagttgctacgcgggcaaaacacctatatagagtccaactttctcaccaaagcggttctctgggaatcagaaacgaaagctaaactctgagaccagatgttaaactccttaaagattctcacgagaaccagtgttaattggcaacattcttagctgctatcctcgcactcctgcgcgaagctgaatccaaacttctctgttgtttacaaaactcccggcgcaagaacacgggagaagtaggctctggggttgtttgacatacttctggggcacaactttcttgcaggtgcaaggttcccagatctgcctgggaaagatctggctgagaggaatccagatcagactgggaaggtaaaaaacccaagttttcatcttcatcaggaattacaatgtcctgagcaggactacaaggcccatggttcatcacagcggggaatttgcgcggggttttactgagcgggaagagacggttcaaatgagggggagggtatataaaggagggttggccggagcctcccattcttggcttttctgatgttcatgtttcctacagtaaaagttcctggtgataccacagagagtctcgtgtgttcattcaggagcggctgtggtgagctgacactaagccaagaatacggacaccatcccgctgtagcggtgaggtgtaacatgcaagtggaggatgaagagctcttgggcgccggaggaggaaggtcggaaagggcaactcccgagacggacgctgagttccaccagctggcggccctggcgtcatccaccgcttatgcccagccaaatggggtaacccagaggcgcggagtggtgcggggagatagcaccggaggagaggaaggttcaccttccccaggcccgcaaaagatggtgtttctggaggagaggatgtcggcgatggagaccaccctggcagtgatgtcgagggcgatggagcgcctggtggttttggcggagccggagcgaggaagggaactccgggctagctcaatgtgggacgtgagcatgggaagcagccagggctttgcagacctcccagcaccgaagggaagggaaatgcgaaaggagcccggtgcccggcccaagatccaaacgagcctgacgcgggtggaggagagtgacgacgaaggggaaaagcctccgagaatcccggctacgctcccaactgagaccctggtgcccctggcgaatgccgggcgtggcacaggacaaagggaagcagcagcggggcccactggcccgcaagggggcttgcgacgggcggagaattggggattgccaccacagggacccctaccgagacgagaggaactaaggatcgagtttgggggagagtcctctgaactggattttttcctgaccacggtgaggggctatatggaggacaatgcccacacttttagaacggaatccagccgggtacgggccattggtgcagtgttgaagaggggagcggccagctggtacgttcaactacacgcgcggcgcgacccatgtctggggtcactccgacgctttatgggggccctggagacccgtttccgagatccactggagcagatccgggcgagggaggagttgaagaccgtctcccaggggcagaggtcggtatctgagtatgcggaggagttccaatgcctcgctgaaaaggtgccggaatggtctgcagtgacaaagatagaactcttcaaagaggggctcaggcgggagatcctctcctgggcggtgcatcgtgatgagcctgacacactgcgcggatggattcagctggcggggcgcatcgagacatcgctggcccaggcgaggaggcaccgaggagggctacagcagcggccgcagatgaaagaggggagccggaaggagggatcaaccccagccgggaggagaacggagccgacagggaacgtgagcaccagcaggaggggctgcttcgtgtgcggccgtttgggccacagggctgccgagtgctggcagagaaaaggggaaggcggaggcccgcccaaaccaagagccgtggcagggaaacgcgccgaggaagaaccaccgatgaggcaccactcgggggggttggtaagtcaggacaaagccatgatagtggtccccattcagctggaaagtggcagcaaacaagcaacctgcaaagcatttgtggattgtggatgttccaggaacatcatctcccctgaattagccgagggattgggatgcgaaagaacgaacctagaatccccaatagctttttcgcagttggacggatccacagcatcgggatcattagctaagtacagtgccgaagatgtaaagtgtaagatagggagttgggaaggaaaggtgtcatttgtgatatcacaaatagccagctataatgttatactaggcatgccatggctggggcaggccaacccgcaaatcaactgggaggataagagcatgatcttcaggatgaagttggaaggagggagccaggaagtggagagggagccggggaaaaggggggaggaagactctatcaggatagcagaactggcagataaattacccccagagtatcgggattttgtggacgtatttgatgagaaggaagcagacagtttcccaccgaagcggagagttgaagtgaagatagagctagtcccaggagcagagcttcctaaggcaaaaatatacccaatgtcggctagggaaaaggaggaactgagaaaatacattgataaaaacctagcgaggggtttcatagagccttcaaattcccctctaggggcgcctgtgttgttcaggcgcaaaaaggaccaaacgctgaggctctgcattgactacaggggcctgaatgca
Protein-coding sequences here:
- the LOC134296774 gene encoding uncharacterized protein LOC134296774, which translates into the protein MFMFPTVKVPGDTTESLVCSFRSGCGELTLSQEYGHHPAVAVRCNMQVEDEELLGAGGGRSERATPETDAEFHQLAALASSTAYAQPNGVTQRRGVVRGDSTGGEEGSPSPGPQKMVFLEERMSAMETTLAVMSRAMERLVVLAEPERGRELRASSMWDVSMGSSQGFADLPAPKGREMRKEPGARPKIQTSLTRVEESDDEGEKPPRIPATLPTETLVPLANAGRGTGQREAAAGPTGPQGGLRRAENWGLPPQGPLPRREELRIEFGGESSELDFFLTTVRGYMEDNAHTFRTESSRVRAIGAVLKRGAASWYVQLHARRDPCLGSLRRFMGALETRFRDPLEQIRAREELKTVSQGQRSVSEYAEEFQCLAEKVPEWSAVTKIELFKEGLRREILSWAVHRDEPDTLRGWIQLAGRIETSLAQARRHRGGLQQRPQMKEGSRKEGSTPAGRRTEPTGNVSTSRRGCFVCGRLGHRAAECWQRKGEGGGPPKPRAVAGKRAEEEPPMRHHSGGLDEGEEDAMSEPCY